In Gossypium arboreum isolate Shixiya-1 chromosome 6, ASM2569848v2, whole genome shotgun sequence, the following are encoded in one genomic region:
- the LOC108486485 gene encoding uncharacterized protein LOC108486485 — protein MAVRTSIQLISYSQELVDGQPLYVSSNCLPVKALKYEPAGHAFHNAALKLFGCEEDDTTEVDDQKVGNDKEQAYMPSSDSYSNKGKKKSGADGKQQDHYALLGLSHLRYLATEDQIRKSYREAALRHHPDKLANLLLAEETEAAKQAKKDEIENHFKSIQEAYEILIDPVRRRIYDSTDEFDDEIPTECAPQDFFKVFGPAFMRNGRWSVTQPIPSLGDDSTPLKDVDNFYNFWYSFKSWREFPHADEYDLEQAESRDHKRWMERQNAKLSEKARKEEYARIRALVDNAYKRDPRILRRKEEEKAEKQRKKEAKVRAKQLQEEEAARAAEEERRRKEEEDKRAAEAALQHKKNKEKEKKLLRKERTRLRTLSAPVLLQHLHDLSEEDVESLCMTLGIEQLRSLCDKMDNKEALERAKLIQDARGYNSNTEGKKIDETNGSHLNGSVDSNGSILSSSSFEKKEKPWTKEEIELLRKGTQKYPKGTSRRWEVISEYIGTGRSVEEILKATKTVLLQKPDATKAFDSFLEKRKPAATIASPLSTREEVGVVSMPSRTENTTAKTSSPEDSGKTGSSPVDVVSGNGVSSSSEQDVWSAVQERALIQALKTFPKETSQRWERVATAVPGKTVNQCKKKFALLKENFRSKKSTA, from the coding sequence ATGGCGGTCCGCACAAGCATTCAGCTTATATCGTATTCTCAGGAGCTTGTGGACGGACAGCCACTCTATGTTTCTTCAAATTGCCTTCCTGTTAAGGCTTTAAAATATGAACCGGCTGGCCATGCCTTTCATAATGCTGCTCTTAAACTCTTTGGCTGTGAGGAAGATGATACTACTGAAGTTGATGATCAGAAAGTCGGTAATGATAAGGAGCAAGCGTATATGCCATCATCTGATTCGTATAGCAACAAAGGGAAAAAGAAATCTGGTGCTGATGGCAAGCAGCAAGATCACTATGCATTGCTTGGGTTGAGCCATTTAAGATATCTTGCCACTGAGGATCAGATAAGGAAAAGTTACCGTGAAGCTGCCTTGAGACATCATCCTGACAAACTTGCGAATCTTCTTCTTGCAGAGGAGACGGAGGCTGCAAAACAAGCTaagaaggatgaaattgagaatCACTTCAAGTCCATCCAAGAAGCATATGAGATTTTGATCGATCCTGTAAGGAGAAGAATCTATGATTCCACTGATGagtttgatgatgaaattcctACCGAATGTGCCCCACAAGACTTCTTCAAGGTGTTTGGTCCAGCTTTCATGAGGAATGGGCGATGGTCGGTGACCCAGCCTATCCCGTCTTTAGGAGATGACAGTACTCCGCTAAAAGATGTagacaatttctataatttttggtataGTTTCAAAAGCTGGAGGGAATTCCCACATGCGGATGAGTATGACCTCGAACAAGCTGAGTCTCGGGACCATAAAAGGTGGATGGAGAGGCAGAATGCAAAACTTTCTGAGAAGGCTAGGAAGGAGGAATATGCTCGGATTCGTGCACTTGTTGATAATGCATATAAAAGAGACCCAAGAATACTTAGGAGGAAGGAAGAGGAGAAAGCTGAGAAACAGAGGAAAAAAGAAGCCAAGGTTCGTGCAAAGCAGTTGCAGGAGGAAGAAGCTGCTAGGGCTGCTGAAGAGGAGAGACGCCGGAAAGAGGAGGAGGATAAACGAGCTGCCGAAGCTGCTTTACAGCATAAGAAAAATAAGGAGAAAGAGaagaagctcctccggaaagagCGAACTCGACTTCGAACACTTTCTGCACCTGTTTTATTGCAACATTTACATGATCTTTCTGAGGAGGATGTAGAAAGTTTATGTATGACCCTTGGCATTGAGCAGCTTAGAAGTTTATGTGATAAGATGGATAACAAAGAAGCATTAGAGCGGGCTAAACTTATCCAAGATGCCCGTGGATACAATAGCAACACTGAAGGGAAAAAAATTGATGAAACGAATGGTTCACATCTGAATGGTTCTGTGGATTCAAATGGAAGTATCCTCTCGAGCAGCAGCTTTGAGAAGAAGGAGAAACCTTGGACCAAGGAAGAGATTGAGCTTTTGAGAAAAGGAACCCAGAAATATCCGAAAGGGACATCTCGTAGGTGGGAGGTTATTTCAGAGTACATTGGAACGGGTCGGTCTGTGGAAGAGATTCTAAAAGCTACCAAAACAGTACTCCTCCAGAAGCCTGATGCTACCAAAGCATTTGACTCTTTTCTCGAGAAGAGGAAACCGGCGGCAACTATTGCATCTCCACTTTCCACTAGGGAGGAAGTAGGAGTAGTTTCTATGCCTTCAAGGACTGAAAACACAACTGCGAAGACAAGTAGCCCTGAGGACTCGGGTAAAACTGGAAGTAGTCCTGTCGATGTGGTTTCTGGCAATGGTGTTTCATCAAGTTCGGAGCAAGATGTATGGTCTGCTGTACAAGAAAGAGCACTGATTCAGGCTCTGAAGACATTCCCAAAGGAAACCAGTCAGCGTTGGGAACGAGTAGCCACCGCTGTTCCTGGGAAGACCGTAAACCAATGCAAGAAAAAATTTGCATTACTGAAGGAAAACTTTAGAAGCAAGAAAAGCACAGCTTAG